The following proteins are encoded in a genomic region of Triticum dicoccoides isolate Atlit2015 ecotype Zavitan chromosome 1B, WEW_v2.0, whole genome shotgun sequence:
- the LOC119350184 gene encoding E3 ubiquitin-protein ligase UPL4-like encodes MAEILLYVQAALTDEAACADAHAAALATLCDTLALTDPDVLLGAVDIRYFAARLPGFLAAPAGVDQGDLPVFAARAIAEAVDILPQWAPTFAQHGAIEALRDRLLAAENIELAEECLRALDKISEECPDQCLRLGVAAAALHLFDFLSASKQKVALKIVAELVQECDDADVPKAMEAAPALCNLLQSADNSILESALSCLGMLAADAHGKAEHMDRLCESKVIDTAMGLLDEDGWKTLGDDNLPGILGLLKHIASASEKAVNSLFDLGVCDLLKQMITYYSRSHSGSHKLEMLVEFIYQLMRPVGTSGQENATTEQNAHVDQLASIVTLITQVAKCGALSSVCYRCIVVIGNIVELSTPTFLVELQKSANLSSFLTCLLARKNRHIVFQTLEVAKTLLKKHHQFFFESFTKEGVKHVIETIQAQEKNRNSSQKLKRKNNTQEWCLCYELDLDSSSADGCKIENNAILNLAEEIKKSFVVVKANNKSPHRFGCVLKFVKDFFVRLNRHALTVPTQDPDLCKELSDISRKFLSDELPSTSTFTFAKSGSAKYLVDYLSNGACLKSNLNNCQDLAEQLKEVQHRLQKFTHLALKVSNGSSVKPLGILVDKLLDALHMSYDSFPVILSDHGQRTRESTMIPLRHSRTQESELLDIKFVKARREKELRSYGGVLPVSLSSKPGEIEAVLWPEVSKGNTQGSSRLMFSYKGTKLQPSSTIFESLVRLMNAGQSDIMIDSSFWDQEYRISYNRNKSENISSSSSCSTQLFALQEKHGQSLVKDPFFCTLFLGKLPGDVDESDPSYNLLLTLKVLEGLNRFSCELSMDQQICKFAEGHLRSLDDLKVTISPIPQHQFMSSLLTNKLEMQMQEGLFEDGLVPSWCVYLVETCPFLFPFSSRWKYFCLTVHRSFMGDESSAPDGSSTPDEASGAPDEEEEIDALSEASKKTKKHKVTRDNILESAASMMVKHGSSTKTIEVVFEGEVGTGRGPTFEFYSTVSHELQRLGIGMWRGDNARKAGETGFVRSSFGLFPQPWSSVGTSTRGIELSDVVKKFRLLGHVVARALLDGRILDIPLSNAFYKIMLCQELDVYDIPSFDPELGKTVLEFQALVKRKKFLETSSEKTPNPNTDLSYKNVRLEDLCLDFTLPGNPEYDLVPGGSDKIVTLDNLEEYVNLIVDATLKGGIAKQVEAFKSAVNEVFALQTLRMFNEEEMERILCGEQDSWASSKLEDHIEFEHGYDASSPPIKNFLEILREFEREDQRAFLQFTTGAPQLPLGGLASLDPKLTVARKQCDGNVDNELPSVNTCRHFIKLPPYSSKEIMKTKLKYALAEGLGSFHLS; translated from the exons ATGGCGGAGATCCTCCTCTACGTGCAGGCGGCGCTGACCGACGAGGCCGCGTGCGCGGACGCGCACGCGGCGGCGCTGGCCACGCTCTGCGACACGCTCGCGCTCACCGACCCGGACGTGCTCCTCGGCGCCGTCGACATCCGCTACTTCGCGGCCCGCCTCCCCGGcttcctcgccgcccccgccggcgTCGACCAGGGCGACCTGCCCGTCTTCGCTGCGCGGGCCATCGCCGAGGCCGTCGACATCCTGCCGCAGTGGGCCCCCACCTTCGCCCAGCACGGCGCCATCGAGGCGCTCCGCGACCGCCTGCTCGCGGCCGAAAACATCGAGCTCGCCGAGGAG TGCCTCCGAGCTCTGGACAAGATATCCGAGGAATGCCCGGACCAGTGCCTCCGCCtcggcgtcgccgccgccgcgctgcacCTCTTCGACTTCCTCTCCGCCAGCAAGCAG AAAGTGGCGCTCAAgatcgtcgccgagctcgtccaggAATGCGACGACGCGGACGTGCCCAAGGCCATGGAGGCTGCGCCGGCGCTCTGCAACCTCCTGCAGTCCGCCGACAACTCG ATACTGGAGTCGGCGCTCTCTTGCCTGGGAATGCTCGCCGCCGATGCTCACGGCAAGGCCGAGCACATGGACAGGCTCTGTGAGTCCAAGGTGATCGACACGGCCATGGGACTACTGGACGAGGACGGCTGGAAAACCCTCGGGGACGACAATTTACCC GGCATCCTTGGGCTGCTCAAACACATTGCTTCCGCCTCAGAGAAGGCTGTGAACTCCCTTTTTGACCTTGGTGTCTGCGATTTGCTCAAGCAGATGATTACTTACTACAGTCGCTCGCACAGTGGCAGCCATAAG TTGGAGATGCTTGTGGAGTTCATCTACCAGCTTATGCGGCCTGTTGGAACATCTGGGCAGGAGAATGCCACCACAGAGCAAAATGCACACGTTGACCAGCTTGCTAGCATTGTGACCCTTATAACACAG GTTGCAAAATGTGGTGCGCTATCATCGGTTTGCTACAGGTGCATTGTTGTCATCGGCAACATTGTTGAATTAAGTACGCCTACTTTCCTGGTGGAGTTACAAAAGTCTGCAAATCTCTCGAG CTTCCTTACATGTCTATTGGCCCGTAAGAACCGCCATATCGTGTTCCAAACGCTCGAAGTTGCAAAGACCCTCCTGAAAAAGCACCATCAGTTTTTTTTCGAGAGCTTTACCAAGGAGGGTGTAAAGCATGTAATTGAGACCATACAAGCacaagaaaaaaatagaaactccAGTCAGAAGTTGAAAAGGAAAAACAATACGCAAGAATGGTGTTTGTGCTATGAATTGGACTTGGATTCTTCCTCGGCAGATGGGTGCAAGATTGAGAACAATGCTATCTTGAATCTAGCAGAAGAGATAAAGAAAAGCTTTGTTGTGGTCAAAGCAAATAACAAATCTCCACATAGGTTTGGATGTGTTCTTAAATTTGTTAAAGATTTTTTTGTTAGGCTGAATCGTCATGCCTTGACAGTCCCCACCCAGGATCCGGATCTCTGCAAAGAGTTGTCTGATATTTCGAGGAAATTTTTATCAGATGAACTTCCAAGTACCTCTACTTTTACATTTGCAAAGAGCGGATCAGCCAAGTATTTAGTAGATTATCTCTCCAATGGGGCATGTTTGAAGTCAAACCTCAATAATTGCCAGGACTTGGCAGAGCAGCTTAAGGAAGTGCAACATCGATTGCAGAAGTTCACCCATTTGGCTCTTAAGGTGTCCAATGGAAGCTCCGTGAAGCCCCTTGGGATTTTGGTGGATAAGCTGCTAGACGCTCTGCACATGTCTTATGACAGTTTTCCTGTAATACTATCTGATCATGGACAGCGTACCCGTGAGAGCACGATGATTCCTCTGAGgcattcaagaacccaggaatcagAATTACTGGATATAAAATTTGTAAAGGCGCGCAGGGAGAAAGAGTTGCGCAGTTATGGTGGTGTTCTCCCGGTTAGTCTTTCTTCAAAGCCAGGCGAAATTGAAGCAGTCCTCTGGCCTGAGGTTTCCAAAGGGAACACGCAGGGATCCTCAAGATTGATGTTCTCTTACAAAGGCACAAAACTCCAGCCATCTTCAACAATTTTTGAGTCACTTGTGCGTTTAATGAATGCAGGACAATCTGATATTATGATTGATTCGTCTTTTTGGGATCAAGAGTACAGAATATCGTATAACAGAAACAAAAGCGAGAACATCTCTTCTTCGAGTTCCTGTAGTACTCAGTTGTTCGCCCTGCAGGAAAAACATGGACAGTCATTGGTAAAGGACCCATTTTTCTGTACTCTATTCCTTGGGAAGCTTCCTGGTGATGTGGATGAATCTGATCCATCCTACAACTTGTTATTAACGCTGAAAGTTCTTGAAGGGCTTAATCGTTTTTCATGTGAGCTGTCAATGGATCAGCAGATATGCAAATTTGCTGAAGGCCACCTCCGGAGTTTGGATGACCTTAAGGTGACAATCTCTCCGATTCCACAGCATCAGTTCATGAGTAGCCTTCTGACGAATAAGCTGGAGATGCAAATGCAAGAGGGCTTGTTTGAGGATGGGCTGGTACCCTCGTGGTGTGTCTATCTGGTGGAAACTTGCCCCTTCTTATTTCCCTTCAGCTCACGGTGGAAGTACTTTTGCCTGACTGTGCATCGCTCATTCATGGGAGACGAGTCAAGTGCTCCGGATGGTTCGAGTACTCCAGATGAGGCAAGTGGTGCACCAGATGAGGAAGAGGAAATTGATGCTCTAAGTGAAGCAAGTAAAAAGACCAAGaagcacaaagtaacacgagataaCATACTTGAAAGTGCTGCATCTATGATGGTCAAACATGGGTCGAGCACCAAAACCATTGAGGTGGTATTTGAAGGAGAGGTTGGGACTGGGCGAGGCCCAACCTTTGAATTTTACAGTACTGTTAGTCATGAACTTCAGAGGCTTGGAATTGGGATGTGGAGAGGCGATAATGCTAGAAAAGCAGGAGAAACTGGATTCGTTCGTTCTAGCTTTGGGCTGTTTCCACAACCATGGTCCTCAGTAGGCACTTCAACACGGGGAATCGAATTGTCTGACGTGGTAAAGAAGTTCAGGCTTCTTGGACATGTTGTAGCCAGAGCCCTTCTCGATGGAAGGATCCTGGACATCCCGCTCTCAAATGCATTCTACAAGATCATGCTTTGCCAG GAGCTTGATGTCTACGACATTCCATCATTTGATCCCGAGCTAGGCAAAACTGTACTGGAGTTTCAAGCACTAGTTAAAAGGAAGAAGTTCTTGGAGACATCTTCAGAGAAGACACCAAATCCCAACACAGATCTATCATATAAAAATGTGAGACTGGAAGATTTGTGCCTTGACTTTACTCTTCCTGGAAATCCTGAATATGACCTTGTTCCTGGAGGCTCAGACAAGATCGTGACCCTCGACAATCTGGAGGAGTATGTAAATTTGATAGTTGACGCGACCTTGAAGGGTGGGATTGCGAAACAGGTCGAGGCTTTCAAGTCTGCAGTTAACGAG GTCTTTGCTCTTCAGACCCTTAGAATGTTCAACGAGGAGGAGATGGAGCGCATACTTTGTGGTGAACAGGATTCCTGGGCT TCAAGCAAACTTGAGGATCACATCGAATTTGAGCATGGCTATGATGCGAGCAGTCCACCAATAAAAAAT TTCCTGGAGATCTTGCGGGAGTTTGAAAGAGAGGACCAGCGGGCATTCCTCCAATTCACCACTGGAGCTCCTCAGCTCCCACTTGGTGGCCTAGCTTCGCTCGATCCAAAGCTCACGGTCGCGCGAAAG CAATGTGATGGCAACGTCGATAACGAGTTGCCAAGCGTCAACACTTGCCGGCACTTCATCAAGCTTCCTCCTTACTCCTCGAAG GAGATAATGAAAACGAAACTCAAATACGCTCTGGCAGAGGGCTTAGGCTCCTTCCACTTGTCATGA
- the LOC119301841 gene encoding uncharacterized protein LOC119301841, with the protein MAQLTAFTRWRGTRGLPVYTACHGIDDIADGVREGTPARRATKRGRPKGDNAAKGKRKMSRYCTCDGSASESAEDPLEMEENYEPRPQPVSHQTTTKMGRLMSQAARRMSLSPVSHKADPQANAGVTMTRCTGAAAADHTTAAPSVKPQNGGLNKDEPLLTGLSLNFSGPDTIPPASDLVKIFSKFGPVVEVRPEGLTVSMVIFKRKLDAEAAFSSTPKIRALDPNLVSYRLAYSLPAPMPVDSPQSPMNTDEMDHLFVDDDEALQ; encoded by the coding sequence ATGGCGCAGCTCACGGCCTTCACCCGGTGGAGGGGTACCCGAGGCCTCCCCGTGTACACGGCTTGCCATGGTATCGACGATATTGCAGACGGTGTCAGGGAGGGCACGCCGGCACGCCGTGCCACCAAGAGGGGAAGGCCAAAGGGCGACAATGCCGCCAAGGGCAAACGGAAGATGTCAAGGTACTGCACCTGCGacggcagcgcaagcgagagcgcgGAAGATCCCTTGGAGATGGAGGAGAACTATGAGCCCAGGCCACAGCCCGTGTCTCACCAGACGACCACGAAGATGGGGAGGCTCATGAGCCAGGCCGCACGCCGGATGTCGCTGTCGCCAGTGAGCCACAAAGCCGATCCTCAGGCGAATGCAGGTGTGACGATGACAAGGTGCACCGGGGCTGCTGCTGCTGATCATACCACCGCTGCTCCTTCAGTGAAGCCGCAGAATGGTGGCCTCAACAAGGATGAGCCTTTGCTGACTGGGCTGTCGCTGAACTTCAGCGGCCCGGACACCATCCCTCCGGCGAGTGACCTCGTCAAGATCTTCAGCAAGTTTGGGCCTGTGGTGGAAGTCAGGCCAGAAGGTTTGACGGTCTCCATGGTGATCTTCAAGAGGAAATTGGATGCCGAGGCGGCATTTTCAAGCACGCCGAAGATCCGTGCCCTGGACCCAAATCTGGTCAGCTACCGCCTCGCCTACTCGCTGCCGGCTCCTATGCCGGTTGATTCTCCACAGAGCCCAATGAACACCGATGAAATGGATCACCTatttgttgatgatgatgaagctcttcaGTAG